A genomic stretch from Aedes albopictus strain Foshan chromosome 2, AalbF5, whole genome shotgun sequence includes:
- the LOC109421073 gene encoding protein G12-like — MKAFFILTALVAVATASFISAPVPTRSLKDDLQDFVNLLPVDKLTDLVVRYFTTDKEFQEAFAYLQGQEFAAVWDQFFALKEVKDVLNYLEGAGLEVYDLLNQVADFLGVSHVKPTRGVRSLKAGGLSGFVDEALALLPLKELKALYEKKLKTSPEFKAFFDKLFNADFQKLVDFYQNSKEAQAMVQKLREHGVDVDKFFELVAGFFGWGF; from the exons ATGAAGGCCTTTTTCATTCTCACCGCCCTGGTGGCAGTCGCCACTGCCTCCTTCATCTCTGCCCCAGTGCCAACCCGAAGCCTCAAGGATGACCTGCAAGACTTTGTCAACCTGCTGCCAGTGGATAAGCTTACTGACCTCGTCGTACGTTACTTCACCACcgacaaggaattccaggaagcctTTGCCTATCTGCAGGGTCAGGAGTTCGCCGCCGTTTGGGATCAGTTCTTTGCCCTGAAGGAGGTCAAGGATGTGCTGAACTACCTGGAGGGTGCCGGTCTGGAGGTGTACGACCTGTTGAATCAGGTTGCCGATTTCTTGGGAGTAAGCCATGTTAAACCAACGCGTGGAGTTCGGAGCT TGAAAGCCGGAGGATTGAGTGGATTCGTGGATGAGGCTCTTGCCCTGTTGCCCCTGAAGGAACTGAAGGCTCTCTACGAAAAGAAGCTGAAGACCAGCCCCGAATTCAAAGCTTTCTTCGACAAGCTGTTCAATGCTGATTTCCAGAAGTTGGTCGATTTCTATCAG AACTCCAAGGAAGCTCAGGCCATGGTTCAGAAGTTGCGCGAACATGGAGTTGATGTTGACAAGTTCTTTGAGCTGGTCGCTGGATTCTTCGGATGGGGTTTCTAA